TTTTTCAGATCTTTCATGCTGCCATCAAACAGGGGCTGCAGGTCGTGGCGCAAGTGCTGCTCAACTGCTGCCACTGCATATTTTTGCATGCGCGAATCAAGGGTGGTGTAAATCTTTAATCCGTCGGTGTAAATATCGTAGGGTTCGCCATTGGGTTTGGTGTTTTTATTGCACCAGCCAAACAAAGGGTTGTTTTCCCATTCATCCAAATCTTCAATGTATTTTTGTTCCTGCCACGAGGCATAGTTTCCGCGCTCAGGTTTTTTAGCCGTAAGTGTTAAACGCATGTATTCGCGGAGATAGGGAGCAGGGCCAAGTTTGTAATCCACCTTTTGGTATTCCAGGTCAAGCGGCAGTTGTTTGACCGAGTCGGCAACCTCGTCGGTAATATAACCGTATTTTTCCATCTGGTTCAACACTACGTTCCGCCGTTGTAAAACCATCTCGGGGCGGCGAACAGGATTGAAAAGCGAGGAGTTTTTGGCCATTCCCACCAACATGGCAGCCTGGTGCAGTTGTAGCGAATCGGGTTGAATATTAAAATAAACATCGGCTGCCGAACGTATGCCAACAGCATTATTTAAGTAATCGTACTTGTTTAGGTACATCAAAATAATTTCTTCCTTGGTGTAACTGCGTTCCAGCTTAACCGCAATAACCCACTCTTTAAATTTGCGTAATACCAGCTCTGTTTTACTCGAGAACCGATCGCGCGGAAAAAGCATTTTTGCCAGCTGCTGACTCAAGGTACTTCCTCCTCCCGAACTTGTATCTCCGGTAACAATTCCTTTAACCACCCTAATCAGTCCACGAAAATCAATACCCGAATGGTCGTAAAAACGAACATCTTCGGTAGCAATTAAAGCATCAATTAAATGTGGGGGCAGGTTCTCGTAATTTACATAGGTGCGATTTTCCTGATTAAAGTATTTGTCCAGGGTGGGGCCATCTTCAAAAAATATCTCTGAGGCCAGAATATTTTGTGGGTTTTCAAGGTCCTCAAAGCTGGGCATAAAACCCAGTTTGCCATTGGCAATCAGAAAGAAAAGCAGAAATACAGAAAGTAAGCCTGCAACAACAACCGACCAAAAAACCAAGATGTATTTTTTAAAATTTCTTTTTGTTTCGCTCATGAACTTCGCGGATTTTAATGTGGCAACAAATATATACCATTCTGCCATGGCAGCAACTTAAATAACGGCCCGAAAATGGATAATATTTTACTTTTTTAAAAATAAAATCATCATTTTCAATCATATAGAATTTGAAAAAATAGCGCTTTAAATTTTGAACTTAGCTTATCATTTTCTTTAATTTGCAGAAATTTTAGCAACGGATTAGAAAATTTATGCACAAAAACCTGGTAATAGTCGAGTCACCGGCAAAGGCAAAAACGATTGAGAAATTTCTTGGAGAAGGATTCACCGTAACCTCAAGCATGGGTCATGTCAGAGACCTGGAAAAGAAAGACTTTGGTATCGATATTCAAAATAATTATCAACCCAAATACATCGTTTCATCTGACAAGAAAAAGATAGTTTCAGAATTAAAAAAGTTAGCAAAAGGAGCCGAAATGGTTTGGCTCGCTTCCGATGAGGACCGCGAGGGAGAGGCTATTGCCTGGCACCTTAAAGAAGTGTTAAAGCTGAAAGACGACCGTATAAAACGAATTGTTTTTCATGAAATAACAAAGGATGCGATTACACGTGCAGTAGAAAAACCACGTGAAATTGATGAGCACCTGGTAAATGCGCAGCAGGCTCGAAGAGTGCTTGATCGTATTGTTGGTTTCGAGGTATCGCCTGTTTTGTGGAAAAAAGTAAAACCTTCGTTAAGTGCAGGGCGTGTTCAGTCGGTTGCCGTAAGGTTGATTGTTGAGCGCGAGCGCGAAATTCGTAATTTTAAATCGGAGACCTGGTTTCGGGTAAATGGTTACTTTTTAGTACCCGACGAAAATGGAAATACAACGGAGTTAAAAGCCGAATTATCCAAACGTTTTGAAACACGCGAGCAGGCCAATACTTTTCTCGAAAAATGTAAAACAGCCGAGTTTACGGTTAGCGATGTGGTAAAAAAACCGGGAAAACGTTCGCCGGCGCAACCTTTTACAACATCTACCTTGCAACAAGAGGCGAGTCGCAAGCTGGGTTTCTCGGTATCGCAAACTATGGCCGTGGCGCAACGCCTTTACGAAAGTGGTAAAATAACCTACATGCGTACCGACTCGGTAAACCTTTCGAGCCTTGCAATAAATACGTCAAAACAAAAAATTACTGAATTGCATGGCGAGAACTATGTAAAAATAAGAAAGTTTAAAACCAAAGCTAAAGGGGCTCAGGAGGCACACGAAGCCATTCGTCCAACCTACATGGAAAACCAAACCGTTGATGGTTCGTCTCAGGAACAGCGCTTGTACGAACTAATCTGGAAACGTACCATTGCTTCGCAAATGGCTGATGCCATTTTGGAACGTACCAATGTAACTATTGACGTATCGAACGCTACCGAAAAATTCCAGGCCACAGGTGAGGTAATAGTTTTTGATGGTTTTCTGAGAGTGTATATCGAATCGACGGATGATGAAAATAGTAACGGAAATGGACAAACACTTATTCCGCCGGTACATGTAAACGACCAGTTGCGCATGAGTTCAGTGGTATCTACCCAGCGTTTTTCGCAACGTCCGCCACGTTTTACTGAAGCTTCGCTGGTAAAACGATTAGAAGAACTTGGTATAGGCCGTCCGTCAACTTACGCGCCAACCATTACCACGGTTCAAAACAGAAACTATGTGGTAAAAGAAGAGCGTCCGGGAGTGGAAAGAACTTATTGCGTTCTTACCCTGAAAAATGGGAAAATAAAAGAGGAAGAAAAAACAGAAATTACAGGAGCTGAAAAAAATAAACTCTTTCCAACCGATATCGGTATTGTTGTAAATGATTTTCTGATGGAAAATTTCGATCAGATAATGGATTACAATTTTACTGCAAACGTAGAAAAGGAATTTGATGATATTGCCGACGGAAAAAAGGTTTGGAACGAGATGATCGACAAATTCTATCAGCCGTTTCATGGTAAAGTAGAAGATGCACTGGAGAATGCAGAGCGATCAAAAGGCGAGCGTATTTTAGGTACCGACCCGAAAACCGGCAAACAGGTGTCGGTAAAAATTGGTCGTTTCGGACCATTGGCTCAGCTGGGAGAAGCCTCGCAGGAAGAGGGAGCAGAAAAACCGCAGTTCTCAAGCTTAAGATCGGGGCAGCATATTGAAACAATTTCGCTTGATGAAGCACTTGATTTGTTTAAACTGCCACGAGAACTTGGCGAATATGAAGATAAAAAAGTAACAGTTGCCATTGGCCGTTTTGGCCCTTATGTGCGTCACGATAATAAGTTTGTATCGCTTGGAAAAGAAGACGATCCGTACTCGGTTAAGTTAGACAGGGCTATTGAACTAATTGAGGCCAAGCGCGAAAAAGACCGGAAGGCAGTGGTAAAACTTTTTGAAGAGGATGCCGAGCTGCAGGTGCTTAACGGAAGATGGGGCCCCTATATTAAATTCAAAAAGAAAAATTATAAAATACCAAAAACAGTGAAAGCCGAGGAGTTGAATTACGAAGATTGTATGAAGCTTATTGAAGCAGCTCCTGAGCCAAAAACCAAACGAGGTAGAAAAAAATAACAGATAAAGGCAGATGATTTACTCATTTGCCTTTATTTTTAAACAAAAAAAATGAACTTGTTTCCTTATTTCGATCCCGTGGATTTTTCGCAGTACACAGATGTGGTGCCCTTTGCCTGGAAATATTCGATGGGCGCAAGTATTGAAAAAAACACACTTAAACTGCAGGAAGGTCGGTTAAAGAATATCGAGCTGGCTATTGTTGGTGTGCCCTTTAACAGCGAAAAGGACGACTTTAAGCTAACCCCAAATCCCGACAAAGTACGACAGGCATTTTACAGCCTTGCCGGTGTTGGGAAACTAAATATTATCGACTTTGGAAATTTAAAATCGTCGAGTAGCCATAAAGGAAACTACCTGGCACTTCGTGATGTGGTAGATTACCTGAATGAATTGGATATAGTTACTATTGTTATTGGTGGTAGTCAGGATTATTCTTACGGTGTCTGCCAGGCTTTTATGTCCGATCCGTTTTTCTCATTTAGCACTATCGATGCCTTTTTAGATGTAAAAAAAGGAGTGGAATCACTGCATCAAAGTAACTATTTGTCGCAGGTGTTTAAAACGCTGCCCGATTTGTTCCAGTTTAGTTTAATTGGCTACCAAAGTCACTATGTTCCTGAAAGTTATTTTAAAAAGACTAAAGGAATGGGTTTGCACTTGCGATTAGGAAAACTGCGTGACAATTTTAATGCAGCAGAACCCATTCTCCGAAACAGCCATTTTCTCAGTTTCGATATGTGTGCGCTAAAACACTCGGAAGCACCGGGTCGTTTTATGCTGCCCAATGGCTTGTATGCCGACGAAGCCTGCCAGTTGCTCAAGTATGCCGGATCCGGCACTCGTTTAAAAGTATTTGGCTTGTTTGGGCTTAGCGGAAAAGAAGAAGCCGACCCGCTTGCCGTAAACCTGGCAGCCCAACTGGTGTGGTATTTTGTTCAGGGCTATCTTTTGCGCGACAAAAGTAATCCCGGCACTGGTGTCGGCTACTTAAATTACCGTGTGGAAATTCCTGAACTTGCTTCGCCACTAATTTTTTACAAGAATGAAAATACCGACCAATGGTGGATTCAGGTGCAGGCTGTTAACGGAGAAATAAAATATTTTGCCTGCTCGGAAAAAGATTACGAGGTGGCCTGCAACAACGAAATTCCTGAAATTTGGTTAAAATATGTGCAAAAAACCGATGAGAAATTAAAATAATACCTCCAGAACAACGTTCTTTGCATACCTTGTTAACAGTTGATTGTTACAAACAACATTATTTTGTTTCTTTGCCGCAGCAGAGAAAAGGCTAAATTGCCCTATGAAAAGAGAAGTATGAAAAAAGTTATATCTTTTTTTATTTTAATGGTAACAACTTATGTATCATTTGGACAGATAGATCCGCAATACACCAATAACATGTTTTATAAGTTAAGTGTAAATCCCGGGTACGCTGGTGCAGAAGATGCCATAAGTGGCACCCTTTTAAATCGTTATCAGTGGTCGGGGTTTGAAGGCGCACCAAAAACGCTGGTTTTTAGTGTTGATGCTGCCATTGATGCTTTTGGAGCCCCAGGAGGAATAGGTGTTAATGTGATTAGCGATGAATTTGGTTTTTATAAGAATACCTGGGTGAATTTTAACTATTCATACAAAGTAACAACCGCATTAGGAACATTGGGACTGGGCGTTTCACCCGGAATTTATAATTTTAATATTAATCCGGAATGGAGTGTGCCCGAAGGAGAAATCTACACCCAGGCTGAATCAGACCCTGCAGTGCCCAATGCCGAGTCGAGCCAAATAACCTTTGACGCCGGTTTTGGAGCATACCTTTATACCAACAAGTATTATGCTGGTTTTTCTATAACACATTTAAATCAGGGCGAAGTTAAGTTCGATGAAACGTCTACTGCGTTTCTTACCCGAACCTACTATTTATCTGGCGGATACAATATTAAGCTATCCGATCCGTTATTTGAGGTGCGACCATCGTTCTTTTTCAAATCAGATATAGCAACCTGGCAACTCGATTTAAATGCAAATGTTGTTTATAACGATAAATTTTGGGGTGGCATCTCTTACCGTGTTCAGGACGCTATAGCCTTGTTAATGGGGATGGAACTGTTTAACGGAATGCGAATTGGTTACTCGTTTGATTTGGTAACATCGGCGCTAAAAAGTGGCGGTTTTGCCTCAAACGAATTTTTTGTGAGCTATTCCATTGATTTGGAGCGAAATCGTAACCAAAAGTATAAGAGTATTAGATTTTTGTAATTTATATATTTATTGAATAAAAAAAGGAACAGAAATTAATATTTTATTATTTCATTGTTTCTACTTATTTTTAGCGACTAATCAGAGCTCGAAAAAGTAAAATACACATTATGAAAAAACTACTTTCTATTGCAACTGTATTCTTCATTGCACTCAGTTTTGTCGGATGCCTTGGTGGTGGTTCGGGAGGAAACGAAGAATTAACAGGAGTACAAAGAAGGCAGCGATTTAAAGAAACGCAACCCCTTGGAATGGTTTACATTCGTCGGGGAAGTTTCAATATTGGGCCTAGCGATCAGGATGCAAGTATGTCTGGTGTGCCAACCAAAACCGTTTCGCAAGATCCGTTCTGGATGGATGATACCGAGATTACCAACAACGAATACCGTCAGTTTGTTGAATATGTAAAAGAATCGATGGCACGTCGGATGTTAGGCGATCAGTATCCAGAATTCCTGATTACCGAAGACCGTGACGGGAACATTATCGATCCTCCTGAAATTAACTGGAGAGAAAAAATCGATTGGAGTGACCCCGATATGCAAATGGCGATGGAGGATATGTATCTTCCGGAAAATGAGCGGTTCTTTGGTAGAAAAGAATTTGATACCCGAAAATTTGTATACGAATATTGGTGGATTGATTTGCACCAGGCAGCAAAAAGGCAAAACAGCTTTAATTACGAAACACAACGTTACGAAGGTAATGTGTACAATACCGAAGGCGATTTAGTACCCATCGAAAACCGTTCATCGTTTATGATGCGCGACCAGGTACACGTTTATCCCGATACGCTTTGCTGGATCAGAGATTTTACTTACTCATACAACGAGCCGCTTGCTACGCGTTATTTCTGGCATCCGGGTTTTGATGATTATCCGGTGGTTGGTTTAACCTGGAAACAGGTGAATGCATTTTGTAACTGGAGAACAAAAATTCAGTCAGACTTTTTGGAAGACAGAGGTGAGCCAACTTTAATGGCTTACCGTTTACCTACCGAAGTAGAATGGGAATATGCTGCACGCGGAGGAAAAGAATTTTCGATGTACCCATGGGGTGGTTACTATACCCGCGACGACAAAGGCGTTTTTCTGGCCAACTTTAAACCCTTACGCGGTAATTATGTTGAAGATGGCTCGATTGCAACGATAAAGGTTGGTAGTTACGATCCGAATGAATACGGATTGTACGACATGGCCGGTAATGTTGCCGAGTGGACAAGCACTGCCTACGATGAAGCTGGCTATAACTATTTTAGCGATTTAAACCCAACATTTACATACAATGCCCGTAAGGATGACCCTCCTGTGATGAAGCGAAAAGTAATCAGAGGTGGATCCTGGAAAGATATTTCGCAGTTTGTGCAGGTTTCTACGCGTAACTTCGAATATCAGGATACCACGAAATCTTACGTAGGTTTCCGCTGTGTTCGCTCAACTTTTGGAGAGGAATTTTAGTCCTATTATTAAACAATTATACCAAACAATATGAATCTGGGAGAACTTTTTAAGACTAAGCGCTGGAAAACATTCATGGGGTTCGTTTATGGATGGGGTGCTGCTGTTGTTATGGTTGGTGCCTTATTTAAGCTAGAACACTGGCAAGGCTCCAGCGAGTTATTAACTGTAGGATTGTTAACAGAGGCATTCATTTTCTTCCTTTCGGCATTCGAACCTCCTATGGAAATTCCTGAATGGGAAAAAGTGTATCCGGAATTGAGTGAAGATTACGAGCTCGAAGAAATGAAAGAGCTAAAAGCTACAAATAACGGAGGACTTGAAGCACTGTTTGGCAATTCTGAACTTACTCCGGAGTTAATGGATAATGTGAGTAAAGGACTGGCAGAGCTGAGTAATACGGCAAAAGGTATTAGCGATATTTCTTCTGCTACTCTGGCTACTGATATGTATGTAAAGAACCTGGGGTCAGCATCAGAATCGATGAACTCGTTCGCTCAAATTAATAACAAAGCTAACGAATCAATTGATAAATCGGTTAATACACTGGTTAACTCTTATTCGATTGCAGCAAGCCAGCTGACTGAAACGGGTAAAAATCTTTCTGCAGTATACCAAAAGTCATCAGACCTTATTTCAGGAGAATTGGATAACATTGGAAACAGTTCAAAGCAGTATTCCGGAAACCTGGATCGACTGAACAAGAACCTGGATAGCCTTAACAGCAGTTTTGAAAACCAATTAAAAGATACTCAGGATCAGTTTAAAGCCAACCAGAAATTTAATCAGGACCTGGCACAAATGAACAGTATCCTGACATCATCGGTTGATGAACTGAAAAAATATAAAGAGAATGCGGAAACACTCAACAAGAACCTGGAAGCCTTAAATACCATTTATGGCAACATGTTGGGTGCAATGAGCTATAAAAAGTAAAGTCCGAAGCGTATGGGTGCAAAGAATTGTCCGGAAACACCGAGGCAAAAAATGATAAACATGATGTACATTGTACTCACCGCAATGTTAGCGCTTAACGTTGCTGCTGAGGTGCTTGAGGCATTTCGTGTGGTAGACAGTAGTTTGCTGCAAACCCTTGAGGCAGTGGACATGCAGAACGCTCAGATTTATTCATCGTTTGAACAGGCTTATGTTGAAAATCCAACGAAAGTTCGCGAATGGAAAGAGAAGGCCGATCAACTACGGGAAAAATCGGAAGGTCTGATTAATTACGTTTCGGAATTAAAGGATGAAGTTGTAATTTACTCTGGCGTAAAGCCAGTTGATGAAGATAATCCGGTGGATGACGACGGGTATTTTCATACAAAAGTAGACGGTACCATTGTTGAAATTGCAAAAGAAGATGACCTAAATGGACCGTCGGAACTGATGATTACGCAGAAAAGGGCTAACGATTTGAAATTAAGGGTGGAAGAATACCGCTCCTTTTTAACTTCCTTAATCAGTGAAGAAGACAGTGAACTTCGTCACACCATTCTTAGCGAACTAAAAACCGCCGATCCGGATAGAAAAGATGGAGGTGAAGGAAATTACAAAACCTGGGAAGCGGAGCACTTTGAAGACAAACCACTGATTGCAGTGTTAACCTTGCTCTCCAAAATTCAAATCGATGTAAAAAACTCTGAAGCCTATGTTGCAAAATATTTGTATGCCGAAATTGATGAGGGCTCTTTTAAATTTAACCGTTTGGGAGCACGAGTAATTGCCAATTCAAACATCGTTTTATTAGGCGATGAGTATAAGGCAGAGGTATTCCTTGCAGCAGAAGATACCACTCAGCAACCTGATATTTTTATTAATAACCGTCAGGTTGAGGTAAAAGACGGGAAAGCCATTTATGTGGGTAATACAAGCGAGGCCGGTAAATTTAAATGGAGTGGCTTAATCAAGTATAAAACACCCGGAGGAATCATAAAAAGCTATCCTTTCGAGCAGGAATACCAGGTGGCCGTGCCAAACGTAACCATGTCGGCCACTAAAATGAACGTGTTCTACAAAGGCCTAAAAAACCCGTTTGAAGTTGGTGGTGGATCGATTCCCAGTGAAAATCTTGATGTTCAGATGACTAACGGCAAGATTACAAAAGAAGGAATAAACTATGTAATCGAACCTGCAGAACTGGATGAAATGGGGCGCAAAACCAAGGTTAGCGTTTACGCAACAATTAACGGAAATCGCCGTTTGATTGGTACTACCGATTGGCGAGTAAAACGCGTACCCGATCCGGTAGCAAAAATTAATGGTCAGTCGGGAGGTGAAATTAGAAAAGAAGTACTAAGAATTCAGGATGGAGTGATGGCTGTATTGGAAGATTTCGATTTTGAATTCAGATATACAGTTACCCAGTTTACGTTGGAAACTACCGGACAAGGAGGATATACCAATCGTTATCCATCAAGTTCAAACCGTTTTACAGCAGAGCAAAAAAGCGCTTTAAGCAGGGTTAATATTAACAGTATTGTTTATATAGGTGATATTAAGGCTGTTGGCGATGATGGGACAACACGCGAACTCGACCCAATATCATTTAAAATAAAATAAGAAATTATGAAGAAGTTTGTGGTTTATATCGGAATGCTGGTTTTTGCATTAGGTGCGGTACCTAAAAGTACTGATGCCCAAATAGTAAACGGAGCATATAAACAAAACGATATTTACGAAAAGAAACCGATGCCATTGGTAACGGTTCGTGAGGCGGATGTATTTTGGTCGAAAACGCTTTGGCGGGTGATTGATTTACGTGAAAAAATGAATATTCCGTTGTATTATCCTACCATTGAAATTGCCGATCGTACCAACTTAATTTCGTTGCTGTTAAAAGGAATTGAGAACGGACAGCTAACACCCTACGATGCGCAAGCCGATGATGATTTTAAAATTCCGATGAGCTACGCCCAGGTTAAAGCAAGGTTTGGTGCCGAGGCTACAAC
Above is a genomic segment from uncultured Draconibacterium sp. containing:
- the topA gene encoding type I DNA topoisomerase; this translates as MHKNLVIVESPAKAKTIEKFLGEGFTVTSSMGHVRDLEKKDFGIDIQNNYQPKYIVSSDKKKIVSELKKLAKGAEMVWLASDEDREGEAIAWHLKEVLKLKDDRIKRIVFHEITKDAITRAVEKPREIDEHLVNAQQARRVLDRIVGFEVSPVLWKKVKPSLSAGRVQSVAVRLIVEREREIRNFKSETWFRVNGYFLVPDENGNTTELKAELSKRFETREQANTFLEKCKTAEFTVSDVVKKPGKRSPAQPFTTSTLQQEASRKLGFSVSQTMAVAQRLYESGKITYMRTDSVNLSSLAINTSKQKITELHGENYVKIRKFKTKAKGAQEAHEAIRPTYMENQTVDGSSQEQRLYELIWKRTIASQMADAILERTNVTIDVSNATEKFQATGEVIVFDGFLRVYIESTDDENSNGNGQTLIPPVHVNDQLRMSSVVSTQRFSQRPPRFTEASLVKRLEELGIGRPSTYAPTITTVQNRNYVVKEERPGVERTYCVLTLKNGKIKEEEKTEITGAEKNKLFPTDIGIVVNDFLMENFDQIMDYNFTANVEKEFDDIADGKKVWNEMIDKFYQPFHGKVEDALENAERSKGERILGTDPKTGKQVSVKIGRFGPLAQLGEASQEEGAEKPQFSSLRSGQHIETISLDEALDLFKLPRELGEYEDKKVTVAIGRFGPYVRHDNKFVSLGKEDDPYSVKLDRAIELIEAKREKDRKAVVKLFEEDAELQVLNGRWGPYIKFKKKNYKIPKTVKAEELNYEDCMKLIEAAPEPKTKRGRKK
- a CDS encoding arginase family protein, which codes for MNLFPYFDPVDFSQYTDVVPFAWKYSMGASIEKNTLKLQEGRLKNIELAIVGVPFNSEKDDFKLTPNPDKVRQAFYSLAGVGKLNIIDFGNLKSSSSHKGNYLALRDVVDYLNELDIVTIVIGGSQDYSYGVCQAFMSDPFFSFSTIDAFLDVKKGVESLHQSNYLSQVFKTLPDLFQFSLIGYQSHYVPESYFKKTKGMGLHLRLGKLRDNFNAAEPILRNSHFLSFDMCALKHSEAPGRFMLPNGLYADEACQLLKYAGSGTRLKVFGLFGLSGKEEADPLAVNLAAQLVWYFVQGYLLRDKSNPGTGVGYLNYRVEIPELASPLIFYKNENTDQWWIQVQAVNGEIKYFACSEKDYEVACNNEIPEIWLKYVQKTDEKLK
- a CDS encoding type IX secretion system membrane protein PorP/SprF encodes the protein MKKVISFFILMVTTYVSFGQIDPQYTNNMFYKLSVNPGYAGAEDAISGTLLNRYQWSGFEGAPKTLVFSVDAAIDAFGAPGGIGVNVISDEFGFYKNTWVNFNYSYKVTTALGTLGLGVSPGIYNFNINPEWSVPEGEIYTQAESDPAVPNAESSQITFDAGFGAYLYTNKYYAGFSITHLNQGEVKFDETSTAFLTRTYYLSGGYNIKLSDPLFEVRPSFFFKSDIATWQLDLNANVVYNDKFWGGISYRVQDAIALLMGMELFNGMRIGYSFDLVTSALKSGGFASNEFFVSYSIDLERNRNQKYKSIRFL
- a CDS encoding SUMF1/EgtB/PvdO family nonheme iron enzyme codes for the protein MKKLLSIATVFFIALSFVGCLGGGSGGNEELTGVQRRQRFKETQPLGMVYIRRGSFNIGPSDQDASMSGVPTKTVSQDPFWMDDTEITNNEYRQFVEYVKESMARRMLGDQYPEFLITEDRDGNIIDPPEINWREKIDWSDPDMQMAMEDMYLPENERFFGRKEFDTRKFVYEYWWIDLHQAAKRQNSFNYETQRYEGNVYNTEGDLVPIENRSSFMMRDQVHVYPDTLCWIRDFTYSYNEPLATRYFWHPGFDDYPVVGLTWKQVNAFCNWRTKIQSDFLEDRGEPTLMAYRLPTEVEWEYAARGGKEFSMYPWGGYYTRDDKGVFLANFKPLRGNYVEDGSIATIKVGSYDPNEYGLYDMAGNVAEWTSTAYDEAGYNYFSDLNPTFTYNARKDDPPVMKRKVIRGGSWKDISQFVQVSTRNFEYQDTTKSYVGFRCVRSTFGEEF
- the gldL gene encoding gliding motility protein GldL translates to MNLGELFKTKRWKTFMGFVYGWGAAVVMVGALFKLEHWQGSSELLTVGLLTEAFIFFLSAFEPPMEIPEWEKVYPELSEDYELEEMKELKATNNGGLEALFGNSELTPELMDNVSKGLAELSNTAKGISDISSATLATDMYVKNLGSASESMNSFAQINNKANESIDKSVNTLVNSYSIAASQLTETGKNLSAVYQKSSDLISGELDNIGNSSKQYSGNLDRLNKNLDSLNSSFENQLKDTQDQFKANQKFNQDLAQMNSILTSSVDELKKYKENAETLNKNLEALNTIYGNMLGAMSYKK
- the gldM gene encoding gliding motility protein GldM codes for the protein MGAKNCPETPRQKMINMMYIVLTAMLALNVAAEVLEAFRVVDSSLLQTLEAVDMQNAQIYSSFEQAYVENPTKVREWKEKADQLREKSEGLINYVSELKDEVVIYSGVKPVDEDNPVDDDGYFHTKVDGTIVEIAKEDDLNGPSELMITQKRANDLKLRVEEYRSFLTSLISEEDSELRHTILSELKTADPDRKDGGEGNYKTWEAEHFEDKPLIAVLTLLSKIQIDVKNSEAYVAKYLYAEIDEGSFKFNRLGARVIANSNIVLLGDEYKAEVFLAAEDTTQQPDIFINNRQVEVKDGKAIYVGNTSEAGKFKWSGLIKYKTPGGIIKSYPFEQEYQVAVPNVTMSATKMNVFYKGLKNPFEVGGGSIPSENLDVQMTNGKITKEGINYVIEPAELDEMGRKTKVSVYATINGNRRLIGTTDWRVKRVPDPVAKINGQSGGEIRKEVLRIQDGVMAVLEDFDFEFRYTVTQFTLETTGQGGYTNRYPSSSNRFTAEQKSALSRVNINSIVYIGDIKAVGDDGTTRELDPISFKIK